The Flavobacterium sp. 1 genome contains the following window.
TACTGGTTTTTTAACTGCTAAGGCAGCTGTAGCATCCGCTTTTGCTTTAGCATCCGCTTCGAGTTTCTTTTTACGTTCAATAACTAAGGCATCAGACTTCGCTTTTGCTAAAGCAACTGCATCAGCTTTAGCTTTATTAGCGGCATCTAACTTAGCCTTATTTGCTTCAGCAATTTTAGCTTGTTGTGTGGTTTTGGCATCAGCAACTGCTTTCGTATTTGTTTTTGGAACAGCAACAGCTGCAACTTTCTTTTGTACTGGAGCAGGTTCAATTAAAGCCCCTTCTTCTTCATCGTCTCCATAATCAAATTTCTGATTCTTGAATTTATAAGCCAAAACAATTATATGGGAACCTCCTAATTGTGAAATATCTCCCAAGCCCATACCATAGGAATATTCAAGCGCTATTTTAGGAGTAATATTAAGGCCGAAACCAGCTGTGGCTCCTAACACAGAATTATAACCAGCTTGTGCCCAAATTCCTTTTGGAATAGTAAACATGGCAGATCCTGAAAAGACTGTTTTGTCTTTATTAACTTCCGTTTTGATTATACCTGAAAACTTACTTTTATCAAAAAAACCATAAGTATCAATAAATCCAGTGTACATTATATGTCCTTCAATGCCTTGATTCGGATCATCTTTCATAATTCCTGAATTAAAATTATAAGTAACCAAATTAGTTAAGGAAAGTCCAAAATCTAAAAATGCAGAGCCATAATTAATCCCGGGATTAATGGTCAGTAAAGTATTGGATGGGATATTATCTAAAGAAGGATCTGGAAAATTAGAAATGACTTTACCTTTATCTAAACCACTTTTATAAGCACTTAGATTAATACCAAAAGTCAAATTACTATCTTCCTGCAAAACGATATTGTGAGCAAAATTGGCAACAAGACCAAAAGTACTAAGTACTCCTTGTGTTTGTTGAAAAACACCTAATCCCACTCCTTCATTCTCTCTAAAACGCCCTGAATAACTTAACAGATTGGTTTTTGGTGCGTTTTCAAATCCTGCCCATTGGGTTTTGTTAAACAAAGTAAGATAAGTGCTTTGCTGTCTCACAAAACTGAACGTTGGATTAATTATAAATGAATTAAATTTCAAAGAGTTTCCTGGTGGGATAACATAAGATACAACACCGTCTTCTTGTTGTGCATAGAAAACATGAACAGAACAGCAAAAAAAGAAAACGCTTAATAAAATTTTTTTCATATTATTTCAGAAGAGTTATCGAACCTTTTTTGGCTGATTCGCCATTTGGAGCAATTATATAATAGTAAATAGGGTTGAAATTTTTGAATTCAATATTGGATTGTGGCCATCCATTATAATTATCGTAGTTATCAGTTTCGAAGACGATTTCACCCAAAGAACTTAAAATTGTTACATGGGTATTTGTATTGCTATATATGTCTGGAATAATCCAAGAATCATTAGTGCCGTCGTTATTCGGTGTAATGATATTAGGAATTTTAGGTACATTATAATTTATTACAGTACTGTATTTTACTTTAAATGAAAACGCACAACCGGAAATAATCACTTTATAATTTCCGGCAAGAGTTATATCCAAAGCACTTTGCGTAGCACTTGCAACAGGACTATTATTGAAATACCATTGATAAGTCGGATTTGAAACATTAGTTGTACTTGTCACTGTTAATGTATTACCCTGTTCAAAAGGCAATGTCACATCTTCAGCAACAATATTCCCATTAGAGCTAATGGTAGCGGTATTTTTCAAATCAATTGTCGCAGTTGCACTACAACTGCCAAAATCAACATTACAAGTATATGTTCCTGGAACATTTGTGAGATATGTTTGAGCAGTAGCACCGCTAATAACATTACCATCTTTTCTCCAAATATAAGAATTGCCAGCAGGAGCAGTTAAAGTAGTGTTTTCAGAACCTGGACAAAAAGGATTACCTAAACTTGAAGTAATTATAGCTCCGCCGCCACTACCTGAAAAGCTCGTTGCAGTAACTGTTTGTGAACTAAAACTATCTTCGGTACAAGGACCATAATTCAACTTTGCATAATAAACTCCTGGAGTATTTATCACTAATGAACTAGATGATTCACCAGCAATTAAAACATCATCTTTATACCAATAGTACTTCAATTTCGGAAAATTAGCCGGAGAAGAATTTGCATCAGATGGAGTTGGATTGTATACAGCTAATGTTACGCTATTACCACTACAAAAACTAACCAAAGGTTTTTTTTCATTGATAAAGAACGATTTATTGTAAGACTTAAAATAAGCAGGAAAAGATTTAGTGCTAGGTGTGCCAAAAATTGTAAAACTACCACTTGTCTGACCAGTGGTAGTGCATTTAACCCTCAATTGATATTTATCTGAACCAACAATATCAGTAGGTATGGCAAATCTTAATGTTTTTTCTGTTGAAGTATCAGGAGGGGTATCGGTTAAAGGTCCCAAGGGAATTGTAGCTGTAGGGGTTACAAATAAACCTGTTGGATCTGATAACTCAACAACAAAAGTAGCACTCGGATCAAAATCTAAAATTTTGAATTGCGCCTGATATTCATTAAATACTTGATTCGGATCTGTAGGATGAGGACCTCCTGCACAAATTTTATCAAACGGTAATTTTTGAGGTGTAATTGTTTGTGCAAATAACCCCAGTGTTGAAGGAAGAACCAACAACATTAAAAAAAACAAAAATGTACAAGAAGAAAATAAAAAAGTAGGTTTTCTATTCATAGGTCGATATTTATTGCATTTCATTGGGGATAAAATCCAATTTCTACTCGTTCATAAAGAATTCAACCAATTTGTTCATTCTATATAATAATAATAGAATTTTCAAAACAATTGAAATGATTTATTTAAGTAATAAAATGAAAGCTAAACCTGTAATTCTTAAGGTCTAACTTTCATTTTATTATATTTAATATAAAAGTTTGTTTTTTATTTTGTAGAAGCGGTAAACTTAGTAAGAGCGAGTCTAAAATCAGGTCTTCTAGGATTTGCAAAATCATTGAATGTTTCAATATTAGAAGTTTTCGAATACAAATTAAAGAAAACATTAGTTCCATAATAACTTTCCAAATCTTCATTATTTAAAGAACCTGCTGAAAATATATTTCCGCTGCAAAAATTAAAATACATTTCTTCAATTCTAATCCTTTGAAGATTTTTATTATTAATATCGATTTTGGAATCCAATATTACAGCTGGCTTGAAACCAGATATTACGCTTTTTCTTAAAACCAATGTAGTGTTCTCTGCTACTAAAACTGCTTCTTTTACCAATCCTGCTTTGACATCTGTATCAATATCATCACTATCATTTGCTAAAGTAAGATTCGTTGCAGTTACCGATGTTTGCTTTTTAGTAAAATCCATATCCTCTTTTTTTACATAAGAAGAAATATCTAAACAACGGGAGCCACTGCTATTACTTACATAAGAAGACCTAATTGCTAACGAATTATCAATTTTAGCCTGTGTTCCTAATGTAAATTTGAAATCAATTCCGTTACATCTGTATGAAACAATTTTGCTCATTACAGGTTCACCGCCTAGTACCTCAAAAGCTTCACCAGCAGCATAACTTACCATAATGTTTTCTAAGATCGTTTTATTTCCAATCCCACCAAGTAAAATCGCATCAAAATTATCAGCTCCTCTAGCCTTTTTTCCTGCATACTCTACTCTGACAAATCTCAATACGCCAGACGAACTTGCAACATTACTGCCACCATAAGTTGTCAATGCAGGATCTAAATCATCATAATTAACAGAAGAATAAAGCCCAAATTTATTAATAGGAGCATCACCAAGAATTACGATACCTCCCCAGTCCCCAGCTTTTTTAGTAGTTTTATTAGATGTAAAAACTATAGGATCAGTTTCTAAACCTTCTGCAACAATTTGAGCACCTTTAGTTATTATTAAAGTGCCTCTTGAATCAGAATCTCCAATAATTATAGTTCCTGGATCGATAGTAAGTACAGCATTATTAGTAACATATACATTACCTTGGATAATGTATACATCCTTCTTTGTTAATCTTGTATTTACGGTGATATTACCAGCGAGGATTTGTGTTGCCTCACCATAATCAGCTTTAGCTGGTTTGAACTCAGTCCAATTATTTAACCAATTGCTTGGTCCAAAAATTCCTTTTTCTTGTTGAGCACTTACATTGCTAACAACTGCAAAAAAAACCCAAATAAGTAAAAATTTAGTTTTCATAAGCTTGGGGCTATTAATATTTTTCTCTGTAGGAGAGATTTCATTACTCATAAAGAGTTTAAGATCGAACTTAGAAAAGATTAATTTTCTAAAAATATATTTTTATTGAGCTTCTAACTCACGTAATGACTTTAATGTCTGCTCATAAAACAAAATAGCACCTACAAGCTGCCCTTTATCACAAAAAGGCAACATTTTTCTTAGATAATCAACTGAAATATCTAAATATGTTTGAGTTGCTTCTTTGTCCAAATCCAGAGCTTTTTTATTATCAGCTGTATCAGGAATACCTAAATCTGTCATAGTTACACCTGGCTTAGTCGCCAATCCAATTTTAGGCAGTATTCTTACAATCACCTTCATGCGCTCGATGTATAATTCTACCAATTCTCCTTTTGACATAGCTTTCAATGTTTTATCATCATTGTAAGTACGAATCGATGCACTTGTACTAATAATACTCTGCGGCATATTAGGTTTCGCCTGTGCAATACATTTTGATGAGCTTAATGCTAACATAAAAATACTGAAAAAAATAACTTTCCCTTTCATATCTTGGTTTTTTAATTAATAAAACAAAAATATACAATTAAATTGAATTTGCAAGTTCTAGAAAATAAAATATAGAACACTTTAATGTAAAATTACCTGTTTTTTTACATTATATCCTATATAATCAGCACTTTATCGAAATTAATTGCATATTAAAAAAATATATAAATAGTAAAATTTAACGCAAAAAGAAAGTTTTTACCTGTTAAACATACCGGACTAAACTCAAAAATAATAGTTGCAGACACAAGTAATACAAAAGTTATTAACAGACAATGGTTGAAAAAACATTTAGACAATGCTGTCAATAATAAAATATTTAAAACAGACTCTATTAAATAAATGGAGCTTTAAAGTTTATAATAGAAAATTTTCGAAACTATCATTTTCTTATATCTTTGCCACATGCAATTCTCAAAAATTTTAGGACAGGAATACATTAAAAATCACTTAACAAAAAGTGTCGATTTAGGCAGAATCCCTCATGCTCAATTATTTGTGGGACCGGAAGGAAGCGGGACTTTACCAATGGCGGTTGCTTATGCACAATATGTTTTGTGTAATTCCCAACAAAATCCAAACGAATCCTGCATGCTTAAATTTGAAAAAATTTCCCATCCTGATTTACATTTTATATATCCGACAGTAACAACTGAAGAGGTAAAACAAAAACCAAAAAGCATCGATTTCATTTCTGACTGGAGACAATTTATTTTAGAAAAACCTTACGGAGGTTTATTTGATTGGTATGCCAAATTGGGAGTGCAGAATAAACAAGGTGAAATTCGTGTAGACGATGCTCAAGAAATTTTAAAATCCCTCTCTTTAAAATCATATGAAGGCGGTCATAAAATTATGATTATTTGGATGGCCGATAAAATGAATGTCGCTGCATCCAACAAGCTTCTAAAACTGCTTGAAGAGCCACCAGAAAAAACGGTATTTATTCTTATTTCAGAAAACGAGGAAGACATCATCCAAACAATTCGGTCACGATGTCAGATTACACATTTTAACGGATTAAGCGAAAAGACAATAGCTGATGCCCTTATTGTAAAAGAACAAATAGAACCTAAAACTGCCTTGAAAATTGCTCATCAGGCACAAGGAAATTATAATAAAGCTCTCCATTTATTAAATACTGATGATGAAGCTTCTCCTTTTGAGCTGTGGTTTGTAACTTGGGTTAGAGCTGCATTTAAAGCTAAAGGAAACGCGGCAGCCATACAAGACTTAATTGAATGGAGTGAACAGATAGCGGCATTAGGAAGAGAGACCCAAAAGAAGTTCCTTCAGTTTTGCATTGAAATGTTCCGTCAGGCTTTACTGCTCAATTATGAAGCAAAAGAGCTTGTTTACATTGAAACAAAAGTAGAAAAATTTAAACTCGAGAATTTTGCTCCTTTTATAAACGGCAAAAACATTAATGACATCTTTAAAGAATTATCGGAGGCGATGTATCATATCGAACGCAATGGAAATGCCAAAATAATTTTAACAGATTTATCTATAAAACTTACACGTTTAATTCATAAAAAATAAAACCCCATGAATAATATTTCTTCAATTTTATTATTAGTTTTTTTAGCTATCACTTTTTTACAATCATCCCAAGATAAATTATTCCATTGGAAAGATAACTTAGATTGGCTTAGAGAACATTTTGCTCAAACTCCATTACGGAATCAAGTACCTCTTGCTTTGCTAAATGTTCTAATATTAGAATTGATTTCGGGCGTCTTATGTACAGTAGGAGCCATAGAGCTTGCCTTGAACAGTGGCAGAGTATATGGCTTATATGGAGCCATTTTTTCCAGCATAACTCTTATCATGCTGCTTTTTGGACAGCGATTGGCAAAAGATTATGATGGCGCCAGAACCATTGTTCTGTATTTTATCCCATCGGTAATGGCGGTGTATTGGCTTAACTAAAAAATCAATGGAAATGGCAATATTAATGCGAATGTCAAAACAATAACTCAAAAAAGAGAAATACAATAATAAATTAAAACATTACTAATTATCTAATACAAAATATGACGGCAAAACACCCTTCAGAATCCTTAACTATATTGACCGATTTGGTTTTACCGAGCGAAACCAATCCTTTGAATAACTTATTTGGAGGGGAACTATTGGCCAGAATGGATCGTGCAGCGAGTATTGCCGCGGGAAGACATTCACGCCGTATAGGAGTAACCGCATCTGTAAATCATGTTGCTTTCAACAAATCTATTCCGCTTGGAAGTGTCGTAATTATAGAAGCAAAAGTATCTAGAGCTTTTAAGAGTTCGATGGAAATTTATTTGGACGTTTGGGTCGAAGACCGTCAGTCTGGAAACAGGACTAAAGCCAATGAAGCGATCTACACTTTCGTAGCTGTTGATGATACCGGAAGACCTGTTGAAGTTCCGCCAATCGAGCCTGAAACGGAATTAGAAAAACTGCGCTTCGATGCTGCTTTGAGAAGAAAGCAATTGAGTTTAGTATTGGCAGGAAAAATGAACCCGCATGATGCAACGGAACTAAAAGCGTTATTTGTTTAGAAATTTTAGATTGTCTCCAAATTAAATCAAAATTTAGAAAAAGTACATCTATACTATTAAACTGGAGTTAAAAATAATGCTGTTTATAATCTGAAAGCCTTTTCGCATGAGGGATGGAAGCAATCAGCCACTGCAAAGCGTACAGCCCGACAGCCTCCAGATGAAAGTGCGAATATGCGCAAAGAAAAGCAGCCCTTTTATCTGGATGGTGGCACTCCCACACGAGCTATGGCGAACTGACTGAGTAAATACTATTTTGTTAAAAAGTCGCCTATTGTGACTTCAAAAAAAAGAAGTATTTTTACGAGCATTAAATAAAATCTACACCAAATATTTAATTACAAAACTTGGTAAATCATATAAAACAGAAGAAAATGAAAGAAAAAGTTGGTTCAGAAAAAGTCAGTTCAGAAAAAGAAGCAAAGTTAAAAGCCTTACAGCTTACTCTTGACAAATTAGACAAAACCTACGGAAAAGGAACTGTAATGAAAATGGGCGATAAAGCCATTGTGGAAGTAGAAACAATTTCATCTGGTTCATTGGGAGTTGATTTAGCTTTGGGAGTTGGAGGTTATCCAAGAGGAAGAATTATTGAGATATACGGACCGGAATCATCTGGTAAAACGACTTTGACTTTACACGCAATTGCCGAAGCGCAAAAAGCTGGAGGTATTGCCGCTTTTATAGATGCGGAGCATGCTTTTGACAGAAACTATGCTGAAAAATTAGGTGTTGATATCGAAAACCTGATCATTTCACAACCGGATAACGGAGAGCAAGCTTTGGAAATTGCTGAGAACTTAATTCGTTCTGGAGCAATAGATATTGTGGTTATTGACTCGGTTGCCGCTTTGACGCCAAAAAGTGAAATTGAAGGTGAAATGGGAGATTCTAAAATGGGTCTTCATGCACGATTAATGTCTCAAGCTTTGCGTAAATTAACAGGAACGATCAGCAAAACTAATTGCACTGTGTTTTTCATCAACCAGCTGAGAGAGAAAATTGGAGTAATGTTTGGAAATCCTGAAACGACTACTGGAGGAAATGCCTTGAAATTTTACGCTTCGGTACGTTTGGATATTCGTCGTTCTACTCAAATTAAAGATGGCGAAAATGTATTAGGTAACCGAACTAAAGTAAAAGTCGTTAAAAACAAAGTAGCACCGCCATTTAAAGTTGCTGAATTTGACATCATGTATGGTGAAGGAATTTCGAAAACTGGAGAGATATTAGATCTTGCCGTAGAATTTGAAATTATCAAAAAAGCGGGTTCTTGGTTCAGTTATGGTGAAACCAAACTTGGACAAGGACGTGATGCTGTAAAATCTTTGATTAAAGACAATCCAGAATTGGCAGATGAACTGGAAGTGAAAATCAAAAGTCACATTAAGGAATTAGCAGAAGCATAAAACATAGAAGACCGTCTCATTCCAAAAAACGAGACGGTCTTTTTTTATATCAAGAATTCAAATAAAATTTGAACCATTAAGACACTAAGTTATGTTTTTTCTAAATGAAACTTATTTTCTTAATGGTTTAAAAGTTAGTGTAAAACCAATTACTATTTTACACTGTCCTTTTTTTGAAACTCCATTAATTCATTCAATATTAAATTACGAACCTGTTCACGCAGTTCTTTTCG
Protein-coding sequences here:
- a CDS encoding gliding motility-associated C-terminal domain-containing protein — its product is MNRKPTFLFSSCTFLFFLMLLVLPSTLGLFAQTITPQKLPFDKICAGGPHPTDPNQVFNEYQAQFKILDFDPSATFVVELSDPTGLFVTPTATIPLGPLTDTPPDTSTEKTLRFAIPTDIVGSDKYQLRVKCTTTGQTSGSFTIFGTPSTKSFPAYFKSYNKSFFINEKKPLVSFCSGNSVTLAVYNPTPSDANSSPANFPKLKYYWYKDDVLIAGESSSSLVINTPGVYYAKLNYGPCTEDSFSSQTVTATSFSGSGGGAIITSSLGNPFCPGSENTTLTAPAGNSYIWRKDGNVISGATAQTYLTNVPGTYTCNVDFGSCSATATIDLKNTATISSNGNIVAEDVTLPFEQGNTLTVTSTTNVSNPTYQWYFNNSPVASATQSALDITLAGNYKVIISGCAFSFKVKYSTVINYNVPKIPNIITPNNDGTNDSWIIPDIYSNTNTHVTILSSLGEIVFETDNYDNYNGWPQSNIEFKNFNPIYYYIIAPNGESAKKGSITLLK
- a CDS encoding DoxX family protein, producing MNNISSILLLVFLAITFLQSSQDKLFHWKDNLDWLREHFAQTPLRNQVPLALLNVLILELISGVLCTVGAIELALNSGRVYGLYGAIFSSITLIMLLFGQRLAKDYDGARTIVLYFIPSVMAVYWLN
- a CDS encoding acyl-CoA thioesterase — protein: MTAKHPSESLTILTDLVLPSETNPLNNLFGGELLARMDRAASIAAGRHSRRIGVTASVNHVAFNKSIPLGSVVIIEAKVSRAFKSSMEIYLDVWVEDRQSGNRTKANEAIYTFVAVDDTGRPVEVPPIEPETELEKLRFDAALRRKQLSLVLAGKMNPHDATELKALFV
- the recA gene encoding recombinase RecA, which produces MKEKVGSEKVSSEKEAKLKALQLTLDKLDKTYGKGTVMKMGDKAIVEVETISSGSLGVDLALGVGGYPRGRIIEIYGPESSGKTTLTLHAIAEAQKAGGIAAFIDAEHAFDRNYAEKLGVDIENLIISQPDNGEQALEIAENLIRSGAIDIVVIDSVAALTPKSEIEGEMGDSKMGLHARLMSQALRKLTGTISKTNCTVFFINQLREKIGVMFGNPETTTGGNALKFYASVRLDIRRSTQIKDGENVLGNRTKVKVVKNKVAPPFKVAEFDIMYGEGISKTGEILDLAVEFEIIKKAGSWFSYGETKLGQGRDAVKSLIKDNPELADELEVKIKSHIKELAEA